Proteins found in one Paenibacillus dendritiformis genomic segment:
- a CDS encoding DUF418 domain-containing protein produces the protein MSVSIRLPDESGSENKTESTAKHVADSKNNGLKNNAVLGESNQMFVDVPAPLQDGEQVGVANRDSAEIRNARANSRGAGRLVGLDATRGLAVIGMYLQHFGSNETISAIVSGNTTLLFVLCGGISYSIMARRMMDQGAESTTFRARMLARAVFVDLIGYLLILLNTPYGVILPAYAAMFVLALVLVHRSIRVLVTTAVALTVVAPPLMILGMSVLGGGDVLSDIAGGPMSALAIAPAFVAGMAIGRLDLTKVRTALSLAGGGGLTLAVGKMLSAFVIPGLSRSFDAWLIGLQGTVSAVPTMPEPNAIWPLNTEPPLWNMLLWTSPHSASTFQTLIGLGGSFLVLGLVCLVPKKNSVVLLPFAAVGRVALTMYAVQFVVIWSLELAGIEYGLGGIPYGDFLVAAATLVTGWLIARLPFGPIESLMRHFDRAFSASRTSPYSSKRSSSTTAF, from the coding sequence TTGTCAGTCAGTATCAGGCTGCCGGACGAGTCCGGCAGTGAAAATAAAACAGAATCAACCGCCAAGCATGTAGCGGATTCCAAAAACAACGGACTGAAAAACAATGCGGTTTTAGGCGAATCAAACCAGATGTTCGTAGATGTACCGGCTCCGCTTCAGGACGGGGAGCAAGTTGGCGTCGCCAACCGGGATTCTGCCGAAATAAGGAACGCACGAGCTAATTCGCGGGGGGCGGGGCGCCTCGTGGGACTTGATGCAACGCGGGGGTTAGCGGTCATAGGGATGTATTTGCAGCACTTCGGATCGAACGAAACAATTTCTGCGATCGTTTCCGGGAACACAACGCTGCTGTTCGTGCTCTGTGGCGGCATCTCCTACTCTATCATGGCACGACGCATGATGGATCAAGGAGCAGAGTCGACTACATTCCGGGCGAGAATGCTTGCCCGTGCAGTGTTCGTCGATCTTATCGGGTATCTCCTCATCCTGCTAAATACTCCGTACGGGGTGATCCTGCCCGCCTATGCGGCAATGTTCGTACTGGCGTTGGTGCTGGTTCATCGTTCGATCCGGGTACTCGTTACGACAGCAGTCGCTTTGACCGTGGTGGCCCCGCCGCTGATGATTCTTGGGATGAGTGTCCTAGGGGGAGGGGACGTCCTAAGTGATATTGCGGGCGGTCCGATGTCCGCGCTCGCGATCGCACCCGCTTTCGTCGCCGGTATGGCGATCGGGCGCCTTGACCTCACCAAGGTGCGTACCGCACTCTCACTCGCGGGCGGTGGCGGTCTCACGCTCGCCGTGGGTAAGATGCTGAGCGCTTTCGTTATTCCCGGGCTGAGCCGTTCCTTCGATGCGTGGCTCATTGGCCTTCAAGGCACGGTAAGTGCCGTGCCGACCATGCCGGAGCCGAATGCAATCTGGCCGCTCAACACGGAACCGCCGCTGTGGAACATGCTTCTCTGGACATCTCCGCACAGTGCGTCGACGTTCCAGACGCTGATTGGGCTGGGGGGCTCATTCCTCGTGCTTGGACTCGTATGTCTCGTACCGAAGAAGAACTCTGTAGTGTTACTGCCTTTCGCGGCAGTCGGACGCGTGGCCTTGACGATGTATGCGGTTCAATTCGTCGTGATTTGGTCTCTCGAACTGGCGGGGATAGAATATGGTCTTGGAGGGATTCCATACGGTGATTTTCTCGTTGCGGCCGCAACGCTGGTGACAGGGTGGTTGATCGCGCGGCTCCCTTTCGGTCCTATCGAGTCATTGATGAGACACTTCGACCGCGCGTTCAGCGCCTCCCGAACATCACCGTACTCGAGTAAGCGTTCCTCCTCGACGACGGCTTTCTGA
- a CDS encoding response regulator transcription factor, translating to MKRRILIVEDDVNIANIIKMNLNLVNYATTEVHDGLAALEAVKREKFDLILLDIMIPKLDGFALMEKIQPCRIPVIFLTAKSSVYDKVNGLKLGADDYMVKPFEAIELLARIETVLRRSGKEETMMEYRNVQVTLDKREVTLDGEPVELTPKEYDLLVVLLKNKNIALSREQLLNRVWGDVYYGETRTVDMHIKSLRKKLQLKDHIKTIYKIGYRLED from the coding sequence ATGAAAAGGAGAATTTTAATCGTCGAAGATGATGTTAACATAGCCAATATCATTAAAATGAATCTAAACCTCGTCAACTATGCAACGACCGAGGTACATGACGGATTAGCGGCGTTGGAAGCAGTAAAGCGAGAGAAGTTTGATCTTATCCTGCTGGACATCATGATTCCGAAGCTGGACGGCTTTGCTTTAATGGAAAAAATTCAGCCTTGCCGCATACCGGTTATCTTCCTCACCGCGAAAAGCTCTGTGTACGATAAAGTGAACGGACTCAAGCTGGGGGCAGACGACTACATGGTCAAGCCCTTTGAAGCGATCGAGCTTTTAGCGCGGATCGAAACGGTGTTACGTAGATCCGGCAAAGAAGAGACCATGATGGAGTATCGAAACGTGCAAGTCACCCTGGACAAACGAGAGGTAACCCTCGATGGCGAGCCTGTTGAATTGACACCAAAAGAATACGATTTGCTTGTCGTACTGCTAAAAAACAAGAATATCGCACTTTCCCGAGAGCAGTTACTCAATAGAGTATGGGGCGACGTCTATTACGGTGAGACAAGAACGGTTGATATGCATATCAAATCGCTGCGTAAAAAGCTTCAGCTAAAGGACCATATTAAGACCATTTACAAAATCGGTTACCGGCTGGAGGATTAA
- a CDS encoding sensor histidine kinase → MKLWQKIYLFTILTFVLVFNAASIMVIEQNHSKMLNQEITSTLSQNMNIHSSVDAIVPVFGIFDSIDYEKAVLTNIAKEFVEKKSDDQRIYLQILNDSKEEIFNNADFMMPIHREELDKLATDEIKYILRDINKRTILFTTNVTDINHKSYVFTYMKDITFLYRERADQYRFFVGVDLITCLIYMLVMFFVSKGLTNPINRLNRTAQVIAKGGFSERVHLKSKDEIGILARNFNDMASVVEKKINELERHNQEKQRFINNLTHELKTPLTSIIGYANFLRITKYNEEQFLDGLDVIYSEGKRLESLSMKLMDLILLQEDHYQMEEYDLRTIITEIQPTLEMKAKEKQVTIVIDCKEGRLLLEKDLIKIMIFNLVNNALKASAAGQSITLRTHWRGSRYVLEVIDQGIGIPKEHQDKIFEPFYMVDKARTRANNGAGLGLSICQSVASIHHAVIEVSSEENQGTTIGVIFDQRERKVR, encoded by the coding sequence ATGAAGCTTTGGCAAAAAATTTATTTGTTTACGATTCTGACCTTCGTTCTTGTCTTTAATGCGGCTTCCATCATGGTCATTGAGCAAAATCATAGCAAAATGCTGAACCAGGAAATCACTAGTACATTGAGTCAGAACATGAACATTCATTCTAGCGTTGATGCGATCGTTCCGGTCTTCGGCATCTTTGATTCCATTGATTACGAGAAAGCCGTATTAACGAACATCGCCAAAGAATTTGTGGAGAAGAAAAGCGATGACCAACGCATTTATTTGCAAATATTGAACGATAGCAAAGAGGAGATTTTCAACAATGCAGACTTCATGATGCCGATACATCGCGAGGAATTGGACAAGCTGGCTACGGATGAAATCAAATATATTTTGCGGGATATCAACAAGCGTACGATATTGTTTACAACAAATGTTACGGATATTAATCATAAAAGCTACGTGTTCACCTATATGAAAGACATTACTTTCTTGTACCGGGAGCGTGCGGACCAGTACCGTTTTTTCGTTGGAGTAGATTTGATCACATGTTTAATCTATATGCTTGTTATGTTTTTCGTAAGTAAAGGGCTAACGAATCCAATCAATCGCCTCAACCGAACGGCTCAAGTCATTGCGAAGGGCGGCTTTTCGGAACGTGTTCATCTGAAATCGAAGGATGAAATAGGTATCCTGGCACGTAATTTCAACGATATGGCTTCGGTTGTTGAAAAAAAAATCAATGAACTGGAGCGGCACAATCAAGAGAAACAAAGGTTCATCAACAATCTTACCCATGAACTAAAAACACCTCTGACGTCGATTATCGGATATGCGAACTTCCTAAGAATCACCAAATATAATGAAGAGCAGTTTCTAGACGGGTTGGATGTTATTTACTCCGAAGGGAAGCGTCTGGAGTCGCTTTCAATGAAGCTGATGGACTTGATTTTGCTTCAGGAGGACCATTATCAGATGGAAGAGTATGATCTGAGGACTATCATCACAGAGATCCAACCAACTTTAGAGATGAAAGCCAAGGAGAAACAAGTTACGATTGTCATTGACTGCAAAGAGGGTAGGTTGCTGCTGGAAAAGGATTTGATAAAAATCATGATCTTCAATCTGGTAAACAATGCCCTCAAGGCATCTGCCGCAGGGCAAAGCATTACGCTCCGTACTCACTGGCGCGGAAGCCGTTACGTTCTTGAAGTAATCGACCAAGGCATCGGTATTCCCAAGGAGCATCAAGACAAAATTTTCGAACCGTTCTACATGGTGGATAAAGCTAGAACGAGAGCCAACAATGGAGCTGGCTTAGGCCTTTCGATATGTCAGAGCGTGGCAAGCATACATCATGCCGTCATTGAAGTGAGTAGTGAAGAGAATCAGGGCACGACGATCGGGGTCATCTTCGATCAGAGAGAGCGAAAGGTGAGATGA
- a CDS encoding LCP family protein codes for MIGIGKGNQNNRAKKKKVWMYASISIGVLLLCIACLFTYQAIGAFNALDSLDKPKDTVPIGQYKEDESMKPVKWEGTERVNILLMGGDNRGLKENEKARSDSMLLATFDPVTKKAHLLSILRDTYVRIEGHGEGRINTALALGGPNLAMKTIGDLLGLDIQYYVYTDFEGFKSLIDAIDGIDFYVEKDMTYTDKADGNRYDIHLKKGQQKLDGDKALQYVRFRHDAMSDFTRTERQRNLLSAVADKLKSGWNLVRMKQILESVAPYIKTNLDISDMLKLAALGAESHMAGSAQIPPMDLLVGKSVRGASVLGVKNNEKLRDYVQEVLLKDDEGSVNTGGSSDRK; via the coding sequence ATGATTGGGATTGGAAAAGGAAATCAAAATAATCGAGCTAAAAAAAAGAAGGTATGGATGTACGCTTCGATCAGCATTGGCGTTTTATTACTGTGCATCGCCTGCCTTTTTACCTATCAGGCCATTGGGGCCTTCAATGCACTCGATAGTTTGGATAAACCGAAGGACACGGTACCGATTGGCCAGTATAAGGAAGATGAGTCAATGAAACCCGTCAAATGGGAAGGCACTGAACGAGTCAACATCCTGCTGATGGGTGGTGACAATCGAGGGTTAAAGGAGAACGAGAAGGCTCGCTCCGACTCTATGTTACTTGCAACTTTTGATCCTGTCACGAAAAAAGCGCATCTGCTGTCCATTCTGCGTGATACCTACGTCAGGATTGAAGGCCATGGCGAAGGACGAATCAACACGGCCCTTGCACTAGGCGGACCGAACCTTGCGATGAAAACGATTGGTGATTTGTTAGGCCTTGACATTCAATACTACGTCTATACTGATTTCGAAGGATTTAAATCACTTATTGATGCGATCGACGGCATCGATTTCTATGTTGAGAAAGACATGACCTATACCGATAAAGCCGATGGGAACCGGTACGATATTCACTTGAAAAAGGGACAGCAAAAGTTGGATGGCGATAAAGCGTTGCAATACGTGCGTTTTCGTCATGACGCAATGAGCGACTTCACCCGCACCGAACGGCAGCGCAACCTGCTTTCGGCCGTAGCCGATAAGTTGAAGTCCGGTTGGAATCTCGTAAGGATGAAGCAAATATTAGAAAGCGTGGCGCCTTACATCAAGACAAACTTGGACATCTCCGACATGTTGAAACTGGCTGCGCTCGGTGCGGAGAGCCACATGGCCGGATCCGCGCAAATTCCACCGATGGATCTGCTCGTCGGCAAGTCAGTGAGGGGCGCCTCTGTTCTGGGCGTGAAAAACAACGAGAAGCTTCGTGACTATGTGCAGGAAGTGCTGTTGAAAGACGACGAGGGCAGCGTAAACACCGGCGGCAGTAGTGATAGGAAATAA
- a CDS encoding acyltransferase family protein codes for MSLTMGRLDKLHSNRHLDVMKDKRRYMPGLDGLRALAVLAVIAYHFNWGVASGGLLGVGVFFVLSGYLITDLLMEERKRKGRINMKQFWLRRMRRLLPAMLLMLCILTVYLTIVDPGRLSSIRGDIWSSLTYTNNWYLIYHNVSYFESFGPPSPIGHLWSLAVEEQFYLIWPFLLMIVISTFAPTRGKLFLLILAGAAVSFALMVFLYEPGTDPSRVYYGTDTRAFGLLIGAALAIIYPSHKFSEPFSRKGNAWVNIFGVVGLCIVMYMLTKTGKYDESLYRGGMVVLSAASALVIAAAASPFSAVGKLLAWKPLRWIGVRSYGIYLLHYPIIVLTGPADPNVSPNLLLQLAQLMITVVLAALSYRFVEEPIRNGKTNPLRKEVRYMKKSKPIKHLFMLFSVVMIIFICVACARAGSENSIENSKQTESAPLNNSKSMSLNADSQVTKSTTKDEKPSKSSVEVTAIGDSVLVGVAPYLKELIPDIDIDGKVSRQMSEAKDVVAQLDSKEKLGKIVIIELGTNGPFSSEKLEELLNTIGENRQIYLVNSRVPRDWQDSVNESLAKAAEERSNVTLIDWHSLSADKSEWFAEDGVHPQPEGAKAYASLIAKSIQSK; via the coding sequence ATGTCATTAACGATGGGTAGGTTGGATAAGCTTCATTCGAACAGGCATCTTGATGTTATGAAAGACAAACGACGCTATATGCCGGGACTGGATGGACTCCGGGCTTTAGCCGTTCTCGCTGTAATTGCTTATCATTTTAACTGGGGCGTGGCCTCGGGGGGATTATTGGGAGTAGGTGTCTTCTTTGTACTCTCAGGCTACCTCATAACGGATTTGCTGATGGAAGAGCGTAAGAGGAAGGGTCGAATCAACATGAAACAGTTCTGGTTGAGGCGCATGCGCAGACTGTTGCCGGCCATGCTACTTATGCTGTGCATTCTAACCGTCTATCTTACGATTGTTGATCCAGGAAGGCTGTCTTCGATTCGCGGGGATATTTGGTCATCGTTAACATATACGAACAATTGGTATTTAATTTACCATAATGTATCCTACTTTGAAAGCTTTGGTCCCCCTTCACCTATCGGACATCTTTGGTCGCTCGCTGTGGAGGAACAATTTTACTTGATATGGCCGTTTCTTCTCATGATCGTGATTTCTACTTTTGCCCCAACGCGCGGCAAACTTTTTTTGCTAATTCTTGCGGGAGCAGCCGTTTCGTTTGCATTGATGGTATTTTTGTATGAGCCAGGCACAGACCCGAGCCGAGTTTATTACGGAACGGATACAAGGGCTTTTGGGCTGTTGATTGGAGCAGCACTTGCAATCATATATCCAAGCCACAAATTTTCTGAACCATTTTCGCGAAAGGGAAACGCTTGGGTTAACATTTTTGGCGTTGTCGGTCTCTGCATCGTGATGTATATGTTGACAAAGACCGGGAAATACGATGAATCATTATACCGCGGCGGTATGGTCGTCCTCTCCGCAGCATCTGCATTGGTCATTGCGGCTGCGGCGAGTCCGTTCAGCGCAGTAGGCAAACTGCTTGCCTGGAAACCCCTTCGCTGGATCGGAGTCCGATCTTATGGCATATATTTGTTGCATTATCCGATTATTGTCTTAACGGGACCTGCAGATCCAAACGTGAGTCCGAATCTTCTTCTCCAGCTAGCCCAACTAATGATAACTGTTGTATTAGCCGCGCTGTCCTATAGATTTGTAGAGGAGCCCATTCGGAACGGGAAGACAAACCCATTAAGGAAAGAGGTTAGATATATGAAAAAATCAAAACCGATCAAACATTTGTTTATGCTGTTTTCCGTCGTTATGATCATCTTCATTTGTGTAGCTTGTGCAAGGGCAGGAAGCGAAAATTCCATCGAAAATTCGAAACAAACTGAATCGGCACCATTGAATAATTCAAAATCGATGTCACTTAATGCCGACTCGCAAGTCACAAAGTCAACAACCAAGGATGAGAAGCCCTCTAAGTCATCCGTAGAAGTTACAGCAATTGGTGACTCCGTGTTGGTCGGAGTAGCGCCTTATCTGAAAGAACTAATACCCGACATTGACATAGATGGTAAGGTAAGTCGGCAAATGTCTGAAGCGAAGGATGTCGTGGCACAACTCGATTCGAAAGAGAAGTTAGGAAAGATTGTCATTATTGAGCTTGGCACGAATGGGCCATTTTCTTCCGAAAAACTCGAAGAACTACTCAATACAATCGGTGAGAATAGGCAAATCTATCTCGTTAACTCCCGTGTGCCGCGAGACTGGCAGGATTCAGTAAACGAATCATTGGCCAAAGCGGCCGAGGAGCGTTCCAATGTCACATTGATCGACTGGCACTCGCTTAGCGCAGACAAATCTGAATGGTTTGCGGAGGACGGCGTTCACCCGCAACCGGAAGGAGCTAAAGCATACGCTTCGCTTATTGCTAAGTCAATTCAGTCCAAATAG
- a CDS encoding VanZ family protein codes for MFEGKVRKVTITLLAAYTVVILYFLFFAFDRTSRIHNQEYWYNLIPNGVPLYFPLGRDFQSWFFNFANFAAFLPYGILIPLLFPCRFLRFIILFCVSIFMIEILQMITHLGSFDIDDVFINTLGATIGFCAQKLVPRSKDTIKGMSKVVIITILLSFGTTVIVEGVNNLFEIHQK; via the coding sequence ATGTTTGAAGGAAAAGTTCGTAAGGTTACCATCACCTTGCTAGCAGCTTATACCGTTGTGATTCTCTACTTCCTGTTCTTCGCCTTTGACAGAACAAGTCGTATTCATAACCAAGAGTATTGGTATAACCTAATACCAAATGGGGTTCCTTTGTATTTTCCATTAGGTAGAGACTTTCAAAGTTGGTTTTTTAACTTTGCCAACTTCGCAGCTTTTTTACCTTATGGGATTTTAATCCCGCTACTGTTTCCTTGCCGGTTTTTACGATTTATTATTCTATTTTGTGTGTCTATTTTTATGATTGAAATACTACAAATGATAACACATTTAGGAAGTTTTGATATTGATGATGTTTTCATTAATACATTAGGCGCTACGATCGGATTTTGCGCACAAAAACTAGTACCTCGTTCTAAAGATACAATAAAGGGTATGAGTAAAGTAGTCATAATAACGATCCTCCTTTCATTTGGTACAACCGTAATTGTTGAAGGAGTGAATAATCTTTTTGAAATACATCAAAAATAG
- a CDS encoding Lsa family ABC-F type ribosomal protection protein yields the protein MSLIKVTNLTFAYDGSYDNIFEHVSLQIDTNWKLGFTGRNGRGKTTFLNLLLGKYEYSGTISSNVSFEYFPFHVEHKENYTFDVVADIYPDYEHWQLMREFSLLKLSEDVLYRPFDSLSNGEQTKVMLAVLFLKENSFLLIDEPTNHLDLHARKLVSDYLNDKSGFILVSHDRAFLDNCVDHIISINKTNIEIQNGNFSDWWENKQRQDHFERAENEKLRKDIKRLSEASKRTSNWSHEVEKTKNGTRNSGSKVDKGYIGHKAAKMMKRSKSIEQRQQSAIEERSQLLRNVESSESLKIAQMTYHKHQLVELDRISIHYGEKNVCRDISFTVEQGDRIVLSGPNGSGKSSLLKLICGEEIPHSGVFRKGSQLKISYVSQDTSQLRGNLSEFARSSEIDESLFKAILRKLDFSRLQFEKDIASFSGGQKKKVLIAKSLCERAHLHVWDEPLNFVDVISRMQIEELLLEHSPTILFVEHDSEFCKHIATKVVELKV from the coding sequence GTGTCATTGATCAAGGTAACTAACCTGACGTTTGCCTATGACGGCAGTTACGACAACATTTTTGAGCATGTAAGTTTACAAATCGATACCAACTGGAAATTGGGCTTTACGGGGAGGAACGGCCGGGGCAAGACGACGTTTCTCAATCTGCTGCTCGGCAAGTATGAGTACAGCGGAACGATTTCCTCTAACGTCAGCTTCGAGTATTTCCCGTTCCACGTCGAACACAAGGAAAATTATACATTCGATGTGGTAGCCGACATCTATCCCGACTATGAGCACTGGCAACTCATGCGCGAATTTTCGCTGCTGAAGTTATCAGAGGATGTGTTGTACCGGCCGTTCGACTCGTTGTCCAATGGAGAACAGACGAAGGTAATGCTGGCGGTCCTGTTTTTGAAGGAAAACAGCTTTTTGCTTATCGACGAGCCGACAAATCATCTGGATCTGCATGCTCGGAAGCTGGTAAGTGACTATTTGAACGACAAGAGCGGGTTTATATTGGTATCACACGATCGGGCGTTTCTCGACAATTGTGTGGATCACATTATTTCGATCAATAAGACCAATATCGAAATCCAGAACGGAAATTTTTCAGACTGGTGGGAGAATAAACAAAGACAGGACCATTTCGAACGGGCCGAGAACGAAAAGCTGAGGAAGGACATTAAGAGGCTGTCCGAAGCGTCCAAGCGGACGAGCAACTGGTCGCACGAAGTAGAAAAAACGAAAAACGGCACCCGTAACTCCGGCTCCAAGGTCGACAAAGGATACATCGGTCACAAGGCCGCCAAAATGATGAAACGATCCAAATCGATCGAGCAAAGACAGCAATCCGCGATCGAGGAAAGATCCCAGCTTCTGAGAAACGTCGAGAGCTCGGAAAGCCTGAAAATAGCGCAGATGACTTATCATAAACACCAATTGGTCGAGCTTGACCGCATTTCGATTCATTATGGAGAGAAGAACGTTTGCCGCGACATCAGCTTTACTGTCGAGCAAGGGGATCGCATCGTGCTCTCCGGTCCGAACGGCTCAGGCAAATCCAGTTTGCTCAAACTGATTTGCGGCGAGGAGATTCCTCATTCAGGCGTGTTTCGAAAAGGGAGCCAGTTGAAAATTTCTTACGTTTCACAAGATACCTCGCAGTTGCGGGGCAATTTGTCGGAATTCGCCAGATCCAGCGAGATTGACGAAAGCTTATTCAAAGCGATTTTGAGAAAACTCGATTTTTCGCGCTTGCAATTCGAAAAGGACATCGCTTCGTTTAGCGGCGGTCAGAAGAAGAAGGTTCTGATCGCGAAAAGCCTCTGTGAACGCGCTCATTTGCATGTTTGGGATGAACCGCTTAATTTTGTCGACGTCATTTCCAGGATGCAAATCGAAGAACTGCTGCTGGAGCATTCACCGACTATCCTTTTTGTGGAGCACGACAGCGAGTTTTGTAAACATATCGCGACAAAAGTTGTGGAACTGAAAGTTTAA
- a CDS encoding Cfr family 23S rRNA (adenine(2503)-C(8))-methyltransferase — protein sequence MKPTSKYETIGQILSDFKQPAYRYGQIMDAIFKQKIAEYERITILPKFLREELARTLGPYVSSVIPVKELTSQQVSKVLFAIGGGERIEAVRLSYKRGWQSYCISTQCGCGFGCRFCATGTIGLKRNLTADEITDQLLHFHVNGHALDSVSFMGMGEALANPHLFDALAILTNPHLFSLGHRRITVSTIGLLPGIDRLTREFPQVNLTFSMHSPFDDQRSELMPINKRFPLRDVLNALDRHIRHTGRKVYIAYILLRGFNDSAEHAKAVAALLRGRGAWEHLYHVNLIPYNSTEVTPQSYLPSDPERIKMFVRTLKINGVNVTVRTQFGSDINAACGQLYRTE from the coding sequence ATGAAACCAACCTCGAAATATGAAACGATTGGGCAGATCTTGTCCGACTTCAAGCAGCCTGCGTACCGGTATGGGCAAATTATGGACGCTATTTTCAAACAAAAAATTGCTGAATACGAACGGATCACCATACTGCCTAAATTTTTGCGAGAAGAGCTGGCCCGGACGCTTGGTCCGTATGTCTCCAGCGTTATTCCGGTAAAGGAACTCACATCGCAGCAGGTCAGCAAGGTGCTGTTTGCCATCGGGGGTGGCGAACGCATAGAGGCCGTACGACTTTCCTATAAACGGGGGTGGCAATCGTATTGTATTTCCACCCAGTGCGGCTGCGGGTTCGGGTGCCGCTTTTGCGCGACCGGTACCATCGGCCTGAAACGGAATTTGACCGCCGACGAAATTACCGACCAATTGCTTCACTTTCACGTGAACGGCCACGCCCTGGACAGCGTGTCCTTCATGGGCATGGGGGAGGCCCTCGCCAACCCGCACCTTTTCGATGCGCTGGCGATTTTGACCAACCCGCATCTTTTCAGTTTAGGACATCGAAGAATTACGGTTTCCACCATCGGCCTGTTGCCAGGAATCGATAGGTTGACGCGCGAGTTTCCACAGGTCAATCTAACCTTCTCGATGCATTCGCCGTTCGACGATCAACGGAGCGAACTGATGCCGATCAATAAGCGGTTTCCGCTCCGCGACGTGCTGAATGCATTGGATCGCCATATCCGGCATACGGGAAGAAAGGTGTATATCGCGTATATTCTTCTTCGAGGGTTCAACGATTCGGCGGAGCATGCGAAAGCGGTTGCCGCCCTGTTGAGGGGAAGGGGAGCTTGGGAACATCTTTACCACGTGAACCTAATTCCCTACAATTCGACAGAAGTGACGCCTCAAAGCTACTTGCCATCTGACCCCGAAAGGATCAAAATGTTCGTTCGGACGTTGAAAATAAATGGTGTGAACGTTACGGTCCGAACTCAATTCGGATCAGACATTAATGCGGCATGTGGTCAGCTATACCGAACTGAGTAG
- a CDS encoding maleylpyruvate isomerase N-terminal domain-containing protein, which yields MVTIAEVSQDLERFTIFISNLIPYSDDVLCTPIVGTWSIRDIISHIMGWDKNFSKTLNQVINNEEVKLEEHHDVQAFNEASVAFGRKMKLQDLLQEAISQRKQLTVKLNMVSESAFVRQFHNSAYTLETFLQEMFINHDKYHEEQIRKYLQTVR from the coding sequence GTGGTAACGATTGCAGAGGTGTCTCAGGACTTAGAGAGATTTACAATTTTTATTTCTAATTTAATCCCTTACTCTGATGATGTTCTATGCACACCAATAGTTGGTACATGGTCGATTCGGGACATTATTAGTCATATTATGGGTTGGGACAAAAACTTTAGTAAGACACTTAACCAGGTTATAAACAATGAAGAAGTAAAACTGGAAGAACATCACGATGTACAGGCCTTTAATGAAGCATCGGTTGCTTTCGGCAGAAAAATGAAACTGCAAGATTTACTACAGGAAGCAATTTCCCAACGCAAACAACTGACAGTAAAACTCAATATGGTGTCTGAATCAGCATTCGTCAGACAATTCCATAATAGCGCGTATACGCTGGAAACTTTTTTGCAAGAAATGTTTATTAACCATGACAAGTATCACGAAGAACAAATAAGAAAATATCTTCAAACGGTTCGATAA
- a CDS encoding VOC family protein yields MKIIVTSIFVQNQDKALEFYSEKLGFVKKEDVPMGKFRWITLVSPDDQEGTELLLEPNDHPAAKEYQKKLFAEGIPVTMFGVADIRKEYKRLMEKGVKFTMEPTEMGKVTIAVFDDTCGNLIQIVQK; encoded by the coding sequence ATGAAAATCATTGTTACCAGTATATTCGTACAAAATCAAGACAAGGCACTGGAGTTTTATTCAGAAAAACTGGGGTTTGTAAAAAAGGAGGACGTTCCAATGGGGAAATTTAGATGGATAACGCTTGTTTCTCCCGATGATCAAGAGGGTACCGAGCTTTTACTCGAACCGAATGACCATCCAGCCGCAAAGGAGTATCAAAAGAAGCTGTTTGCCGAAGGCATCCCAGTAACAATGTTTGGCGTTGCAGATATTCGCAAAGAGTACAAACGATTAATGGAAAAAGGCGTGAAGTTTACTATGGAACCGACAGAAATGGGCAAGGTCACAATAGCTGTCTTCGACGATACATGCGGCAACCTAATTCAGATAGTGCAGAAGTAA
- a CDS encoding GDSL-type esterase/lipase family protein — MTAFKVLTPDWLVQSAEYGPNLKVIVNFSNKDVKHGRDKIKAKSALIYDGKKQQYSRLVDRIRELLPAARVYVLSITPVDAASPVGAFMNPQIETFNAALQKMAIEKGVDYIDLAPIFRQHKIQYDEDGSHFTNAFYPILLG; from the coding sequence ATGACGGCATTTAAGGTACTGACACCGGATTGGCTTGTTCAATCCGCAGAGTACGGTCCTAACTTGAAGGTCATAGTGAACTTCTCCAATAAAGATGTGAAGCATGGCCGTGACAAGATTAAGGCAAAGTCTGCATTAATCTATGACGGAAAGAAACAGCAATATAGCCGGCTGGTCGATCGTATAAGGGAACTGCTGCCGGCGGCGCGCGTCTACGTTCTGTCGATTACGCCGGTAGATGCCGCATCGCCGGTCGGTGCGTTCATGAACCCGCAGATTGAAACGTTCAACGCAGCCCTGCAGAAGATGGCAATAGAGAAGGGAGTAGACTACATCGACCTTGCCCCCATTTTCCGGCAGCATAAGATTCAATACGATGAAGACGGCTCTCATTTCACGAACGCATTCTACCCAATCCTGCTGGGCTAA